A region of Desulfitobacterium chlororespirans DSM 11544 DNA encodes the following proteins:
- a CDS encoding UxaA family hydrolase, with product METKILGYRRDNGRIGIRNYVLILPVDDLSNAACEAVANNIAGTLALPHPYGRIQFGADLELHFKTIIGAGRNPNVAAVVVIGIEQNWAKRVADGIAETGKPVTYFGIEGHGDLKTIEMASRKAHEYVKYATSLEKVECDLKDLVVSFKCGESDTTSGLAGNPTAGVVGDRLVEMGGTVIFGETPETTGGEHILAKHFATPELAQEFLRVHKDYMDMIESKGADLLGTQPTQGNIAGGLTTIEEKAMGNIQKAGKVPIIGLLEMAEEPTKPGRYFMNTSAAAAECVTLMMAAGATLHIFITGQGNIVGNPIEPVIKMSANPKTCEFMAEHIDVDISGVLSRELTLDQAADKVMECVVKTARGCLTDAEVLNHKEFVLTRLYPSA from the coding sequence ATGGAAACTAAGATCTTAGGCTATCGTCGGGACAATGGGCGTATCGGTATTCGCAACTATGTACTTATTCTACCCGTTGATGATTTGTCCAACGCCGCTTGTGAAGCAGTTGCCAACAATATTGCCGGAACTCTGGCACTTCCCCATCCCTATGGCCGTATCCAATTCGGAGCCGACCTTGAGCTGCATTTCAAAACCATTATCGGAGCGGGACGTAATCCCAATGTGGCGGCTGTCGTCGTCATTGGTATTGAGCAAAACTGGGCGAAGCGAGTCGCCGATGGCATTGCTGAAACCGGTAAACCCGTAACCTACTTCGGTATTGAGGGACATGGCGACTTAAAAACCATCGAAATGGCTTCCCGTAAAGCCCATGAATATGTAAAATACGCCACCTCCTTGGAAAAAGTCGAGTGTGACTTGAAAGATCTGGTTGTGAGCTTCAAATGCGGTGAATCCGATACCACATCCGGTCTCGCTGGAAACCCAACGGCAGGTGTAGTGGGTGATCGTTTGGTGGAAATGGGCGGAACGGTTATCTTTGGAGAAACACCTGAAACAACGGGAGGAGAGCATATTCTTGCCAAGCACTTTGCTACACCTGAACTTGCGCAGGAATTTTTGAGAGTCCATAAAGACTATATGGACATGATCGAATCCAAAGGAGCCGATCTCTTGGGAACACAGCCAACCCAGGGGAACATTGCCGGCGGTTTGACAACGATTGAAGAAAAGGCCATGGGCAATATCCAAAAGGCCGGCAAGGTCCCCATTATTGGTCTTTTGGAAATGGCTGAAGAGCCGACAAAACCAGGGCGTTATTTTATGAATACATCGGCTGCGGCAGCCGAATGTGTCACACTCATGATGGCAGCAGGAGCAACCCTTCACATTTTCATTACAGGACAGGGTAATATCGTTGGCAATCCCATTGAACCAGTAATCAAGATGTCGGCGAATCCGAAAACTTGTGAATTTATGGCTGAGCATATCGATGTGGATATCAGCGGCGTGCTCAGCAGAGAGCTGACTCTTGATCAGGCAGCAGATAAAGTGATGGAATGCGTCGTGAAAACGGCACGTGGCTGCTTAACTGATGCCGAAGTGCTCAATCATAAGGAATTTGTGCTTACTCGTCTCTATCCCAGCGCTTAA
- a CDS encoding MazG-like family protein, whose amino-acid sequence MEKRSGDAGLCCSKTVTLPRLNRLNPSLESTALKIMEESGELAQAIGKFRGLNGERLRVKETEAMQMVAQELIDVAQTAVTMMFVLEEQYGIDIEKILEEHVCKLKQKGYCD is encoded by the coding sequence ATGGAAAAGAGGAGTGGAGATGCTGGGTTGTGCTGCTCCAAGACGGTTACCTTACCCCGTTTAAACCGGCTTAACCCCTCTTTGGAGAGTACGGCGCTGAAGATTATGGAGGAGTCGGGAGAACTGGCTCAGGCCATTGGGAAGTTTCGCGGTCTTAATGGGGAGCGGTTGAGGGTCAAAGAGACTGAGGCCATGCAGATGGTGGCTCAGGAACTTATCGATGTGGCTCAGACGGCGGTGACGATGATGTTTGTTTTAGAGGAACAGTACGGTATCGACATTGAAAAGATTTTAGAGGAGCATGTCTGTAAACTTAAGCAAAAGGGCTATTGTGATTAA
- a CDS encoding YlbF family regulator, which yields MSYIDKARVLGEALKQTPEVQAILSAEAAIKADPEANEAFLQYQEKERQIVTTQMISKVIPEKDALALIDLKVRLINKHPLIRTYFQAQQSFERVMAMVNLTITTTIHGMPSADQLPLPDEIKNMAQKVLESIGGGQQSKTMEIPKDIKLPPGLKLPQGFKIPGLPEER from the coding sequence ATGAGCTACATTGACAAGGCCAGGGTACTTGGGGAAGCGCTCAAACAAACCCCCGAAGTACAAGCTATCCTTTCCGCAGAGGCGGCCATCAAAGCCGATCCGGAAGCTAACGAAGCATTTCTCCAGTATCAAGAAAAGGAACGCCAAATCGTTACCACTCAGATGATCAGTAAGGTCATTCCCGAAAAAGATGCACTGGCCCTTATCGATCTTAAAGTCCGTCTGATCAACAAACATCCCCTGATTCGCACCTATTTCCAGGCCCAGCAAAGCTTTGAACGGGTCATGGCCATGGTTAATCTCACCATTACCACGACCATCCATGGCATGCCCAGCGCCGATCAGCTTCCCCTGCCTGACGAAATCAAAAATATGGCTCAAAAGGTTTTGGAATCCATAGGAGGGGGCCAACAGTCCAAGACCATGGAAATTCCTAAGGATATAAAGCTTCCTCCCGGATTAAAGCTGCCCCAGGGCTTTAAAATTCCCGGTCTGCCCGAAGAACGCTAG
- the larA gene encoding nickel-dependent lactate racemase, translated as MKTIELPYGHGTQSCSIPDDIDCVYGRLKSVEPSMEAGEQISAALLNLIGDINFDKLRNAKSVAIAVSDMTRPVPSRLILEKLLPWLAEFGIHGDQVTVLVGGGLHHPATQEEMNYIVGEELPKRVKQVLPHDADDRDCLSFLGTSPLGTPVYVNQHFAQADFKIVTGMVDAHQFMGFTAGVKGAVIGLGGRETITGNHVRLFQPGAELGQMEGNPARIDLEDCGRIIGVDMVVNVVLNTQKKVVKAVAGHPRAAHGAAVEFARSIFGVPMSSADIVIASPGGFPKDINAYQAQKALTPALQLVKPGGVIILVAQCSEGSGEESFAKTMSLYDDPSDLVTSFKEKEFVIGPHKAYLWTRTFLKAKTILVSDKVSPELAKILMVKVTKSLQEAIDDVLPDDTAGLKITVLPNANSVIPILRDEVP; from the coding sequence GTGAAGACAATTGAATTGCCTTATGGGCATGGGACACAATCTTGCTCGATACCGGATGATATTGACTGTGTCTATGGCAGATTAAAATCGGTAGAGCCTAGTATGGAAGCCGGCGAACAAATCTCTGCAGCTTTACTAAATTTAATAGGGGATATCAATTTTGATAAACTTAGAAACGCCAAGTCAGTGGCTATCGCTGTGAGTGATATGACACGTCCTGTGCCCTCTCGCCTCATTTTGGAGAAGCTGTTACCCTGGTTAGCTGAATTTGGAATCCATGGAGACCAAGTTACGGTGCTTGTGGGCGGCGGATTGCATCATCCGGCAACCCAGGAAGAGATGAATTATATAGTTGGTGAGGAATTGCCCAAAAGAGTGAAACAGGTTCTTCCCCACGATGCGGATGACAGAGACTGTCTAAGTTTTTTGGGCACATCTCCTTTAGGAACTCCTGTCTATGTCAATCAACATTTTGCTCAGGCGGATTTTAAAATTGTGACCGGTATGGTTGATGCCCATCAATTTATGGGATTCACCGCAGGCGTTAAAGGTGCGGTCATTGGCTTAGGCGGAAGAGAGACGATCACGGGGAATCATGTCCGGCTTTTTCAACCCGGTGCTGAACTGGGGCAAATGGAAGGAAATCCGGCGCGCATCGATTTAGAGGATTGTGGCCGGATCATTGGGGTTGATATGGTTGTCAATGTCGTACTTAATACCCAAAAGAAGGTCGTTAAAGCTGTTGCCGGCCATCCCAGGGCAGCCCACGGTGCAGCAGTTGAATTTGCCAGGAGTATTTTTGGTGTACCGATGAGTTCAGCTGACATTGTCATTGCATCTCCGGGAGGGTTTCCGAAAGATATCAACGCCTATCAGGCTCAGAAAGCCTTAACCCCTGCCTTGCAGCTGGTTAAGCCGGGAGGAGTCATCATTTTAGTGGCTCAATGCAGCGAAGGGTCTGGAGAAGAAAGTTTTGCCAAGACCATGTCCTTATATGATGATCCGTCAGACCTTGTGACTTCCTTTAAAGAAAAAGAGTTTGTGATCGGTCCTCATAAAGCCTATCTCTGGACCAGAACATTTCTGAAAGCGAAAACAATCCTGGTGTCTGACAAAGTATCCCCGGAATTAGCCAAAATTCTCATGGTTAAGGTTACGAAGAGCCTGCAAGAGGCCATAGATGATGTTCTCCCTGATGATACAGCTGGTTTGAAAATAACGGTATTACCGAACGCCAACTCTGTTAT
- a CDS encoding UxaA family hydrolase, giving the protein MSSHKFLLHEAQDDVGVAVQDIKAGEKVMGVDIHSGEEFHVTANHDIQLGHKIALKGKKQGESLIKYGENVGKVTQDIKVGDWVHTHNLKTARWDYGN; this is encoded by the coding sequence ATGAGCAGCCATAAATTCTTATTGCATGAGGCTCAAGATGATGTTGGCGTCGCCGTGCAGGATATTAAGGCCGGCGAGAAAGTCATGGGTGTGGACATTCATAGCGGGGAAGAATTTCATGTCACAGCAAACCATGACATCCAACTGGGACACAAGATTGCTCTCAAGGGCAAGAAACAGGGTGAAAGCTTAATCAAGTATGGTGAAAATGTGGGCAAAGTAACTCAGGATATTAAGGTGGGGGACTGGGTACATACTCATAACTTAAAGACTGCGAGGTGGGATTATGGAAACTAA
- a CDS encoding cell wall hydrolase, whose product MPHRRCRKTTAIFLCLVMTLFWCQGMVCPVNGELGTNTFEIVDIEVLDPVQIVDLQAMGVNRGEAENRLMETDNSTAMEETITEQEEAALSDELAVPEDEQMIVVQSGDTLSAVAHRYGTTIAELMKLNTINEPNTIGAGQTLRIPAKGDAMADSAAEPSRGRTPVVQVTQEELELLARVIHAEARGEDFEGQVAVGAVVLNRVEDQRFPDTIHDVVYQPGAFTAVLDKQIHLTPNQSAYRAAEAALNGEDPTGGAIYYYNPRTATDRWIKTRPVVKTIGNHTFSI is encoded by the coding sequence TTGCCACACCGAAGATGCCGAAAAACCACGGCGATTTTCCTATGCTTGGTCATGACATTATTCTGGTGTCAAGGGATGGTATGTCCAGTCAATGGGGAATTAGGTACGAATACTTTTGAAATAGTGGATATCGAAGTTTTGGATCCAGTCCAAATCGTTGATCTCCAAGCAATGGGTGTCAACCGCGGCGAAGCGGAAAATAGGCTCATGGAAACAGACAATAGTACGGCAATGGAAGAAACGATAACTGAACAAGAGGAAGCTGCCCTCAGTGATGAATTGGCTGTCCCAGAGGATGAACAGATGATCGTAGTACAGAGTGGAGATACTTTATCAGCAGTTGCTCATCGGTATGGAACAACGATTGCCGAACTGATGAAGCTCAATACGATCAATGAACCCAACACCATCGGCGCAGGTCAAACCTTGCGTATTCCCGCTAAAGGAGATGCAATGGCGGATTCAGCCGCGGAACCATCCCGCGGCAGAACTCCAGTTGTTCAAGTTACTCAGGAAGAATTGGAACTCCTTGCTCGTGTGATTCATGCTGAGGCAAGAGGGGAAGACTTTGAGGGTCAAGTGGCGGTAGGGGCAGTGGTGCTCAATCGGGTTGAGGATCAGCGTTTTCCCGATACGATCCACGATGTAGTGTATCAGCCGGGTGCCTTTACGGCTGTTCTCGATAAGCAAATCCATCTTACCCCCAACCAAAGTGCTTATCGTGCGGCAGAAGCCGCCTTAAACGGCGAAGATCCCACCGGAGGGGCGATTTATTATTATAACCCCAGGACAGCCACGGATCGTTGGATTAAGACCCGGCCTGTGGTAAAAACCATCGGCAACCATACCTTCAGCATCTAA